Genomic DNA from Amycolatopsis alba DSM 44262:
TCGAGGACGTCGTCGACGGTGACCGCGCCGAGCAGGTGATCCTCGGCGTCCACCACCGGTCCGCAGGTGAGGTTGTAGGCGGCGAAGTAGCGGGTGACCTCGGCCAATGTGGCGTTCGGCCGCAGCGCGGGCAGTTGCGAGTCGACGGCGCTCGCCACCATCTCCGCCGGTGGTTCGCGTAGCAGGCGCTGGAAGTGGACGACGCCGACGAAACGCCCTGTCGGCGTCTCGGTCGGCGGACGGCAGACGAACACCATGCTCGCCAGCGCCACCGGGAGGTCCGCGTTGCGGATGTGCGCGAGCGCCTCCGCGACCGTGGCGTCCGGCGTCAGCACCACCGGCTCGGGGGTCATCAGACCGCCCGCGGTGTCGGAGGAGTACTTCAGCAGCCGTTTCACCGGCGCCGACTCCTCGGGCTCCATCAGCTCCAGGAACCGGCTCTGCTCGGCGGGGGCCAGCTCGGCCAGCAGGTCGGCGGCGTCGTCGGGGTCCATCGCTTCGAGGATGTCCGCGGCCCGTTCCTCGGCGAGGTAGGACAGCAATTCCTTCTGGTCGTCCTCGGGAAGCTCCTCGATGACGTCGGCGAGATGCTCGTCGTCCATCGCGTCGGCGACCTCGTGCCGCCGCTTCAGCGGCAGGTCACGGACGGTGGCGGCGACGTCGGCGGGGCGCATCGTGTCGAACAGCATCAGCAGCTGTGCCGCGCCCTGGGTCTGGCCGGTCAGGTCGGTGAGCCCGAGCCCGGACACCTCCGACCACGGCAGCACCTGCATCGCCGAACGCCGCCTGCCGAGGCCGAGCCTGCTCGACCGTTCGCGGATCGCGAGTTTCGCGAGCACCCAGTCCCGCGTCCGCGTCGGCTCCATACCGGCGTCGACGACGGTGACCCTGGTGTCGGAACCCGCGAGCGTGGCGTACGCGTCGAACAGCTGGCCGACCACCAGCACCTCGTTGGGCCGCTGGTGGAAGCGCCGCATGTTCACCGATCCGGTGGCGAGCGTGACCGCGCTGGGCTCGATCGAGGTCACGCGCAACATCGGCACGAACACGCGGCGCCTGGTCGTCAGCTCGACCACGAGGCCGAGGATCCGCGGCGGTTGCTGGTCCAGCCGCAGGCCCGCCACCAGGTCCCGTACCTTGCCGATCGATTCACCATCGGGCCCGAATACCGGCAAACCGGCCAGCTGAGCTGCGAATACCCTGTTCACGGCTGCCATGCCAGAAGGCTATCGGCTCCCGTGGCCCGCGACGATTCGTGTGACTACCGCAATGCCCACGCGGCGATCGCGGGGACGGCGGCGTAGGCCGGATCTTCGGTGAGGTTCTCGAGTGAGGCGCCCTCGGCGAGGTCCTCGTACAGCCAGGCCCAGTTCTGCACCGCGCGCACGAGCGTCCACGCCAGGGTGCGTTCGGCGTCGAGCCCGGCCGCCGCGCAGAACCACTTGATCTTTTCGTCCATTGTGGACTCGCCCGCGCGGTTCCAGAGGATCGAGATCGCGCCGAACTCCAGGTCACCCGAAAGCGGCTTCGGATCGATCACCAGCCACGGTTCGCGCTCCCCGGCGAGGACGTTCTCGAAGTGCAGGTCCTCGTTCACCATCAGCTCACCGGCTTCCGGCCCGAGGTCCACGCAGATCTCCACCGCGGCGTCGATGTACTTGCGGTCGAACGGTTCGCCCAGCTCACGCCAGGTCTCCGGGAGTCCGGTGACCAGCTCGGCGGCTTCCTCGCGCAGGGATCGCCGCAATGCTTCGGGCGCGGGGACGGCCAGCCGTCGCGCGATCGCGCCGACGGTCTCGACGGCCTGCTGGATCGGCTCCGTTTCGAGCGACCGGGTGGCGTCGAGCCGCTCCAGGAGCAGCACGCCGTCCTCGGGCACGTTGTCGTACATCAGGACCGCGCCCTGACCGGCCCAAGTGGACAGTGCGAGCGGTTCGTCGTCGGATTCCTCGTGCGGCCAGCCGAGTTTGAGGATCGCGGGGGAGCCGTCCGCGCGGCGCACGGGCTGAGCGACGCCGACGAAGCCGTGCATGGCGTCACCGTCGTATTCGAGTTGCCATTTGGCGGTGTACTTCTCGGCGAGGAACGGGAGAGAGTCGAGCCATTCGGCGGCTCCGGGGCCGAGTTCGGCGGCGCGGTCGAGGAACTTGGGCGGGATCTTGAAACCGGTCACGGATCCACCTTGGCAGGCCTGTCCACCGTGTTTCCCCCGTGACCCGCCGGGCGTACCGTGAACAGCGAGAACAACCCTGGGAGCAGCCATGGTGGTGGAGATTCTCAGCGCGGTCGCCGTCGCGGGCGGTGCTTGGGTCGCGGCCAGCCTGCGCGTGGTGAAACAGTACGAACGCGGTCTCGTGTTCCGGTTCGGGCGGGTGCGCCCGGCCATCCGGGAGCCGGGGCTCGCGCTGCTGATGCCGTTCGCGGACCGGTTGCAGAAGGTCAACATGCAGATCGTCACGATGCCGATCCCCGCGCAGGACGGCATCACCCGCGACAACGTCACCGTGCGGGTGGACGCGGTCGTGTACTTCAAGGTGATCGACCCGGTGCTGGCCGCGGTCAACGTGCAGGACTACCGCTCGGCCGTCGGGCAGGTCGCGCAGACCTCGCTGCGGTCCATCATCGGCAAGAGCGACCTCGACGACCTGCTGTCGAACCGCGAACGCCTCAACGAGGGCCTGGAGCTGATGATCGACAGCCCGGCGCTGGACTGGGGCATCCACATCGACCGGGTCGAGATCAAGGACGTCGCGCTGCCGGAGTCGATGAAACGCTCGATGTCACGCCAGGCCGAAGCCGAACGCGAACGGCGGGCGCGGGTCATCTCGGCCGACGGGGAACTGCAGGCGTCGTACAAACTCTCGCAGGCGGCCGCGACCATGGCCGACACCCCGGCGGCGCTGCAGTTGCGGCTGCTGGAGACCGTCGTGCAGGTCTCGGCGGAGAAGAACTCGACGCTGGTCCTGCCGTTCCCGGTGGAGCTGCTGCGCTTTCTCGACGCTGCCACGCCCAAGAACAATGCGCCGGAGGCCGTGAAGGCCCCGGAGTCCAACGGGCAGGTGGCGCCGGCGCCACGGGAGCCGGACGATGCGGCCCCGAACTCGTGAGTGGTGGTCGAGCGTGGAGGATTTGGGACGTTCAACGTCCTAAATCCTCCACCGTCGAGCCCGCCCACGCGCAGGTAGGCAAATACGGGTCCGCTCTAACGACACTTGCCACTCGCGAGCCCTGCGCTAATCCAGCTCCCCGTTGACGCCCAGAATGATCAAAGTCCCGAAGAACCCGACGTACAGCGCGATCACGACGTAGCCGATGATCACCGCCGCGAGCGCCATGCCGCGCCCGCCCGCCTCACCGCGGTTCGCCTTCGCCAGCCCGATGTGCCCCAGGATCACCCCGACGATCACGGTCACGCACGAGCAGAGCCCGACCAGCGAACACACCAGCCCGGCGATCGCCATCCCGTTGTCCTGCGACCGCGGCGCCGCCGAGGCCGCGTACGGGTTGTACGGCTGAACGTACGGCTGAGGCGGGTACGCGACCGGCGCGGGCGTGTACACCGGAGGAGCAGGAGCGTCCGGAGCCGCGAAGGACGGCGGGACGGGCTCGGCGGTCAGCGGGTCGATGGCCTGCCCGTACGTCTCATCCGGCACCGGCACCGGAGCC
This window encodes:
- a CDS encoding magnesium transporter MgtE N-terminal domain-containing protein; its protein translation is MAAVNRVFAAQLAGLPVFGPDGESIGKVRDLVAGLRLDQQPPRILGLVVELTTRRRVFVPMLRVTSIEPSAVTLATGSVNMRRFHQRPNEVLVVGQLFDAYATLAGSDTRVTVVDAGMEPTRTRDWVLAKLAIRERSSRLGLGRRRSAMQVLPWSEVSGLGLTDLTGQTQGAAQLLMLFDTMRPADVAATVRDLPLKRRHEVADAMDDEHLADVIEELPEDDQKELLSYLAEERAADILEAMDPDDAADLLAELAPAEQSRFLELMEPEESAPVKRLLKYSSDTAGGLMTPEPVVLTPDATVAEALAHIRNADLPVALASMVFVCRPPTETPTGRFVGVVHFQRLLREPPAEMVASAVDSQLPALRPNATLAEVTRYFAAYNLTCGPVVDAEDHLLGAVTVDDVLDHLLPEDWRETGLHDITGVIAEETDETEETERA
- a CDS encoding DUF4190 domain-containing protein, with translation MSSPDSQDTPSTSSYTDSNTFSDPTSASETVASPSPTEPQQFQPPAPFEPPPPFEPPAPFEVPSADAPTPAPGPAPVPVPDETYGQAIDPLTAEPVPPSFAAPDAPAPPVYTPAPVAYPPQPYVQPYNPYAASAAPRSQDNGMAIAGLVCSLVGLCSCVTVIVGVILGHIGLAKANRGEAGGRGMALAAVIIGYVVIALYVGFFGTLIILGVNGELD
- a CDS encoding slipin family protein; this translates as MVVEILSAVAVAGGAWVAASLRVVKQYERGLVFRFGRVRPAIREPGLALLMPFADRLQKVNMQIVTMPIPAQDGITRDNVTVRVDAVVYFKVIDPVLAAVNVQDYRSAVGQVAQTSLRSIIGKSDLDDLLSNRERLNEGLELMIDSPALDWGIHIDRVEIKDVALPESMKRSMSRQAEAERERRARVISADGELQASYKLSQAAATMADTPAALQLRLLETVVQVSAEKNSTLVLPFPVELLRFLDAATPKNNAPEAVKAPESNGQVAPAPREPDDAAPNS
- a CDS encoding aminoglycoside phosphotransferase family protein — translated: MTGFKIPPKFLDRAAELGPGAAEWLDSLPFLAEKYTAKWQLEYDGDAMHGFVGVAQPVRRADGSPAILKLGWPHEESDDEPLALSTWAGQGAVLMYDNVPEDGVLLLERLDATRSLETEPIQQAVETVGAIARRLAVPAPEALRRSLREEAAELVTGLPETWRELGEPFDRKYIDAAVEICVDLGPEAGELMVNEDLHFENVLAGEREPWLVIDPKPLSGDLEFGAISILWNRAGESTMDEKIKWFCAAAGLDAERTLAWTLVRAVQNWAWLYEDLAEGASLENLTEDPAYAAVPAIAAWALR